Proteins from a genomic interval of Streptomyces sp. NBC_01445:
- a CDS encoding Gfo/Idh/MocA family protein: MTRKTVRIAMNGVTGRMGYRQHLVRSLLALREQGGLDLGDGTVLWPEPVLVGRREHALLALAEQHGLDPANVSTDLDAVLADDTIDIYFDGQVTSAREEALKKAIAAGKHLYTEKPSATSLDGALELARLAKAKGIKHGVVQDKLFLPGLLKLKRLIDSGFFGRILSVRGEFGYWVFEGDWQEAQRPSWNYRSEDGGGIVVDMFPHWEYVLHELFGRVTSVQALASTHIPQRWDEGGKPYDATADDSAYGIFELDGGAVAQINSSWSVRVNRDELVEFQVDGTEGSAVAGLRNCRVQHRAATPKPVWNPDLPATYSFRDQWQEVPDNQEFDNGFKAQWELFLKHVYADAPYRWDLFAGARGVQLAELGLKSSAEGRRLDVPEISL; encoded by the coding sequence GTGACACGCAAGACGGTGCGCATCGCCATGAACGGGGTGACGGGGCGCATGGGCTACCGCCAGCACCTCGTCCGCTCCCTCCTCGCCCTGCGCGAACAGGGCGGCCTCGACCTCGGCGACGGCACGGTGCTGTGGCCGGAGCCGGTCCTCGTCGGGCGCCGCGAGCACGCGCTGCTCGCGCTGGCCGAGCAGCACGGCCTCGACCCGGCGAACGTCTCCACCGACCTCGACGCCGTCCTCGCCGACGACACGATCGACATCTACTTCGACGGGCAGGTCACCTCCGCCCGCGAGGAGGCGCTCAAGAAGGCCATCGCCGCCGGAAAGCACCTCTACACGGAGAAGCCCTCGGCGACGAGCCTCGACGGCGCGCTCGAACTGGCCCGGCTGGCGAAGGCGAAGGGCATCAAGCACGGCGTCGTCCAGGACAAGCTGTTCCTGCCGGGCCTGCTCAAGCTCAAGCGCCTCATCGACAGCGGCTTCTTCGGGCGGATCCTGTCCGTGCGCGGCGAGTTCGGCTACTGGGTCTTCGAGGGGGACTGGCAGGAGGCGCAGCGGCCGAGCTGGAACTACCGGTCGGAGGACGGCGGCGGCATCGTCGTCGACATGTTCCCGCACTGGGAGTACGTGCTCCACGAGCTGTTCGGCCGCGTGACGAGCGTGCAGGCGCTGGCCTCGACGCACATCCCGCAGCGCTGGGACGAGGGCGGCAAGCCGTACGACGCGACGGCCGACGACTCGGCGTACGGCATCTTCGAGCTCGACGGCGGCGCCGTCGCGCAGATCAACTCCTCCTGGTCGGTGCGGGTCAACCGGGACGAGCTCGTCGAGTTCCAGGTGGACGGCACGGAGGGCTCCGCGGTCGCCGGGCTGCGCAACTGCCGTGTCCAGCACCGCGCTGCGACCCCGAAGCCCGTGTGGAACCCGGACCTGCCTGCCACGTACTCCTTCCGCGACCAGTGGCAGGAGGTTCCCGACAACCAGGAGTTCGACAACGGCTTCAAGGCGCAGTGGGAGCTGTTCCTCAAGCACGTGTACGCCGACGCGCCCTACCGCTGGGACCTGTTCGCCGGCGCCCGCGGCGTGCAGCTCGCCGAGCTCGGCCTGAAGTCGTCGGCGGAGGGCCGCCGCCTGGACGTACCGGAGATCTCGCTGTGA